From the genome of Chaetodon trifascialis isolate fChaTrf1 chromosome 4, fChaTrf1.hap1, whole genome shotgun sequence:
ACCGCTCACTTCAGGCAAACGGAAAGTGTCAAACACACTCACCTGGCTCATACTTGAGGTAGAGGATGGACACGATGTAATAAGCGACatcaaacacaggaaacattCCCATTTTGGAGAAAATTTGGGCAAAATCGCCCAAATTAAGAGCTGCCAGCACTTCCATGTTGCCTGCTACCCAGTGAATCCTTGTGTTTGTTTAGTCCAACTGCGCAGTGTGGATCAGAAAGCCCCCCCAACCCGGTCCACCGATTCTCCACCAAGCCCCCCGGTCTCGACAGTGAAAGCCTGTGACACTCAAGCCCTCCTATTAATACCACTCATCTCTACAGCCTCagcatcatcatcgtcatcatcatctgcGCTCCGTGCCAGCTGCTCCGCTTTTCAGGCGACAGGAGGTTTTGCATGTCAGCTGCttgaattttaaaaacaaaagacttgCTGTCCTCCTGTGCTCATCATCGATGTCATCATTATTGCTCTACTGGGCCATAAAACGCTAGCGGAGGTTAGATTGTAGCCTGGAAACACAAGAGACCTGTGACAAGTGTCCACATTTAATACGGACAAAGATCCATTCACCCTTTCGTAAGTAATATCCCACAATCCGGATCAGATCCTGCACCAAGGCTGCCTCACAGCCCAGTGGCCGACTCTAATCCCAAACAACGGGCAGCATGTGGTGATATCAGCGGCTGTTTACATTCATCCAGATGACGCACAGATGTTGCGATTAAAGGCGCAGTAACGCCAAACCTACTTAAATACACAGCAGCCCGAGTTTATGTATTTTgaaattgatttgattgatgtATTTCATTATGTTTCGTTGAATTCTTGAAGAGAATAATCAGAGCAAtgacctccaccaccaccaggggGCCCCAAAGCCACAACATTGACAACCGTGTGTCCGTAGCctaaatgtcagattttcagGAGCTGAGAAAATAATGTCCTTTTCACCATCTGAATTCACGTCCTTTACACTCTGATTTTCAGCTTCTCCATTCAAGGATGCAGTTAAGATTAATACTTGTTTTTAACTGCATCTGAATCTGTGAAAGTCTTGTCCTTATTAGGCTCATTTTTGACTCGTTTTTGACATTATCCAAAATGTTTTGAGGTGAATTTCAGATACTTAAAGTTTGATGTTCgcctgaaataaataaatacggTAAAATGAAgctctgctgatttttttttttttttttttttttttttttagtatcaAAAAGGTTGGGGATGTCTTGTCCGACCtaattgatgttttttgtcAATTATGCCAACAGCAACCATGTGCTCTCTGTGACTATATAGTTTATCAATACTCCCATCTTGGATGTGCATTGAAATTCGAACTTTTTTGTAAATACGTTATATTATGTATCTtctatgttttctttctgtgcatttGCCAACGTATGCTGCAAAATTACATGGTTTAATATATAACAGAAAGTTAGAATTGAAGTAACTATTTCATGCTTGTTTTAGTAAAAATCTTTTTTCTGACAAAAAGGGTAACACAAAAATGGAAACTAAAATAATGCATAATTTGCACAGAAAAGTTCAAGTAGCCATGTAAATAAAATTCACCTCGTGTTAGATGGCGTAATGGTGTCTGAGTATTTTTAAGTAGTCATTATAGTATTACGGCGGTTACTCCTACGTAACAAACCagctaaaaacaacagcaaatagCAAATGACGTTCTGCAGGTCTGAACCTGCTATTACATTTCTTGTCTGCAGGTGGCGCACGTTACCCAGGTGCGATATAAAACTGGTATCTATTTTACCTAAGTTTAGACTTTCAGACAGAATTTCCTGGCTTCTTTACATCTTCCGTCTCATTCACCAACAGTGCCTCTAACCTCGACCTCTACCATCTATTTCTGCTGTAGCTGAAACCAAATGTGGCCTTTTGATTTGCCGGAAACGTCGGGGTTACGCAGCCTGTGAAAGCCTGACAGTCTACGGCAGGAAGAATTATTCCCAAGTACTCCTCACGGTACCGATGCGTTATTGGTCACATTCTCGATTGCGTTGCTGAACACGGAAGTGAGGCGTCTCTGTGATGTGATCTGTCCAAAATGATCGGAGATTTGTTGATATTCGGGTAACTTGTTCGTtttttgacacatttcactTACTGGTACAGTTATATGTAATCGAaatgttctccctgtgtgtaTTAATGTGCATTGTATTGTCAGTTAGATAGCGGTGTATCAAGCTAAATAACAAGCTAGCTCCACGCTAGTGCCAGCTCaccagctaacgttagctcagcAGGTAGATAACACTGTGAGCTACCTGTCAACAAACAGTTGTGTCTGTCCCCTCTAGGACCTTGCTGGTGAATGCAGGGGCTGTGCTGAATTTCAAGCTGTGAGTATTAACGTTACGATAAAAGTCATGAATCACCACTGGTAAAAGCACCCATCAGAGCTACGACAAGACAAAATGAACGTTTAGTTGGCTAattgtggatgtttttcaggAAAAGGAAGGAGTCCCAAGGATTTGGAGATGAGTCCCGAGGACCgacaacaggtgtgtgtgtgtgtgtgtgtgtgtgtgtgtgtgtgtgtgtgtgtgtgtgtgtgtgtgtgtgtgtgtgtgtgtgctagttCAGTAAAGATAAATAATCAGCCTGTCTTTCAGGTGACAACATTAGAGAGTTTCTGCTCAGCCTGCGATATTTTCGGATCTTCATCGCTTTGTGGAACATCTTCATCATGTTCTGCATGATTCTGTGAGTCACTATCTTTTAGCTGATGCTGGTCATGTAGCTTTAGACAAGTAAAAGTTGAATGTGATGTTGAACAAGCTGTAACATCTGGAGAAACACTTATACTTTTGTGCTAATGTGGTTATGCCAGTTTCTGTCCCAACATATTACTAGGATAAATCTGACAATATTTTTATACGTTTTACTGTCGACAAATGCCATGAAAGGAACATAGCCAACGATGAACTATCCTACTAATCAGTAGTGTTTGTGAAGCTGAAGATTGATATATTTTATCCACTTTTCATCGTTGTacataaactattaaaaacacgtTGATGAGCCACACTAGCTGACATCATTTTTGAAGCTTTGCATCTTCAGTGGGAACTGCTGGGCTTGGGGTTGAGTGCTACAAACAGGGTAGGGAAGGGAATACTAATGCTTTTGGTTATTTTGTGGAATTTTCTTGACAGAATGGAAAAAACATGATAACACCGGCCTGATCCTTTAAAGAATAATCTCTGTGTTGACTCTCTGACACTGTTAAACCAAAACATACTCTGTGGTAATGCAGAAATGTAACCCTTTAAAACCATAATTCACAGTGTTCACAATTTCAGGTGACACATTTTCAAATCACTGcaacacatgaaatgaaaagccataaaccaaatgtaaacaaaaagctGATCTGACTACTTTACTGTTGGCAATAATGTGTTGTGGTACAAATATATTTTACTTATGAAATACTGTTTCTGTCACAGGAATAAAACAAGCCCTTGTTTACACTTAAAATCTGTTaggaaacacacagaatgaTTAACATTTTTAGGAAAATGTTTCAAGTCCAACTGTGAAAATACGTTCCAGTTTTActcattgttttgttatttatcTATTAATGGTTTGTAAGACCATTTTCTTCAGCTCATCCTGACCCTTGTGCTTCAACTCTGCTTTAGTTTGTGATTTCTTGCATTTGCCTCCACACCTTTTAAAAAGTCCTAGAGATGAGCTGTGAACTTGTTTTTCTAACTGGCTGAATATCTTCAATCCTCGCAGATTGTTTGGATCATGATCAACAGTTGGGAGACTGGACTTCCACCAGGATGCTGATTTTACCAGACGGATGCTGCAAACTTCTCCTTAATAGGACTTTGCTGTTCTCTGGGTGCTTTTAACTGTAATTATGCTACATTTTCTCTACAACCCCAAACCATAAACCTGCTTTTGGCTGTACAGGAATTCATGAATCgctgtatttattttgtcttacaGAAGTTGTTACATTTTTACCCTTTTGTTTAAGCTGTAACTGCATCAACACCCCTGACTTTGCTGGATATTTGTTGTCTTGTCCCCTTTTGCTTCTTTATAGAACATGAGCTTTTTTTCCCAAGCATGTCAGTTTGCTCGTTAAAGAAACACCAGGGTTAAAAATGACAGACAGCCCTCACTAATAGGgtagaaaatgtctttctgtgGCCTGTTACCTGTGTCTCATCATTTAAGGGTTCTGGTCAGACCTAAAACCTCACATCCCATCTTGCTTAAACATCCTGTTATCCATTTTACTAACACAGCTGTCAGAGCTGAATTCAACACAGGAGTTAAAATGATCACTGTCACTGAAGGACACTACATCACTGTTGGAAGATTTAATGCCCCTctcaaataacaaataaaaaatcaattttCCTTTACTATGGGGCACATGTGCTGTAAGTAAATGTATATGCACTATAATGTAAATGTGTCCTTATTcttaataaaaatacagttttctaaTTCACTGTCTGGTAATTGATTTGAATGGTTGTGACTGTTGGCACAACAGAAATACAGATCCTTTGTCAATGTCATTATCCATGATGAGATGATGGTATGATATTTACTCCTAATGATAACACAGCATACAAAAGTGCTGGCCTGGCATCAAAATTACTTTGT
Proteins encoded in this window:
- the smim7 gene encoding small integral membrane protein 7; the encoded protein is MIGDLLIFGTLLVNAGAVLNFKLKRKESQGFGDESRGPTTGDNIREFLLSLRYFRIFIALWNIFIMFCMILLFGS